Genomic DNA from Babylonia areolata isolate BAREFJ2019XMU chromosome 9, ASM4173473v1, whole genome shotgun sequence:
TCATTGCACTTTGACAAcccctacacaacacaacatcaatgTCATTCTGCAGTATCACAGAACTAACACACCAAGAAAATGGCCACTTCCAGCCATCATTTTTTAGTTTCACCTTTCACTGCCACACTGTGACCATGCACTTTGGAAAGCAATATACTGTACACCAGAgattctattctttcttctttctgttacatgaccaacatcgacttgccaatgACTGGTTGATACATGCTGGGTCTTTTCGTGTCTTCTtaaacccactgaacactgacatggattacaggatctttaacatgcgtatttgatcttttgcatgcatatacacatgacaggggttcaggcactagcaggtctgcacatatgttgatctgggaggttggaaaaatctccatccatcACCTTCCAGGTGCATTCAGAACTGGGGGCTTACCTCAGGACACTCAGGTGagaatccagtgctctaaccattcagccaccacaCCTGTCAAATTCCCATAAATTCATTTCATCGAAACAGAAGGGGTTGGGGCAAATGCCTTTCATGCTTTCTAGCAACCAATACCTGTTTGTTCCAATCTGAACAAACTTACATTCCGACTTGACTTCATTATCAAGATTCCTTTGAAGTTACGTATTAAGTATAAAATTCACTTCATTGAaatagaagggggtgggggtaaatgcCTTTCATGCTTTCTCACAACCAGTTCATGTTTGTTTCAAACAGAAACCAACTTTCATTCCAACTTGACTTTATTGTCAAGGATGTTTTTGAAAGTAGGTATGAagtataaaataaaacacaatagcTTTAGTAGACAGCAGACAGTTGGTCACACATAACATGAGGGATGTGAAATGCACTGTTAAAGGTtattttaaagcaaatcttattttctttcttttctaatttttttttaaagccctgtGGCAAAGTCTTTGTCACAACACTCACTTGGGTCTGAAAATAAAGTTCTTGCTTAAAATATTTGTCTTAGAATGTATCCTTAGACTACTCTTTACGTAGCACATAACTCACATTCCATGAACATTAAAGGCGAAAAAGGCATCAGGAATGTGAGTCActtgctcttgttctttcttcttcttttatataacAATCTATCATTCAGCGTGGGTGAAGGAAACAAAAATGCTAGGTAAACCTTTCAcaaaagagaggtgggagaagacAAGGCAGTAGCAGTGATAACTTacacaccagaacaacacagcaggtctggaaacaacagcatcaacacctGATTTTTGATAGCAATGCATAAAAACTGCCACTGTttcacaaaataacacaacagtTCTCCTTCTCATTGTGCCACAGTttcacaaaataacacaacagcTCTGCTTCTCACTCTCATCTCCCCCAATCACTTGAGCGTGTTCTGGGGCCACAAACCTCCGCAACTGGCCGTCTGTCGTGGAGTTAAGCACAGAAGCagcactactgttgttgttgttgttgttgtgtccattTTTGGTCTTCGCTGCTATAGAGTTGTTCCCTTGCAGAGTGCCGTCGGAGTGTTGGCGGCGGCCCTGAACACTCTCCAAGAACATGTCCTGAACCGCCAGATCCACCAGGTTCTCCCGTGAGTTGGACCGCTCCCGCTTCAGGGAGGGCAGTGTggggcccacccccacccccttctgctgCCCGCCCACCGGTGGgtgaaggggctgggggtggggtgggggtggtcctgAACCCCCCCCTGCCCTgtgcgaagaagaagaggaaggtggaCTGGGGTATGGACCCTGAGCAGGTGTTGAGGAGGGGATGGAGCCCGCGGAGTCTGGATGGGGGTGAACAGTGCTgcgtggtttgggggtgggtttgtTGACCTGAATGGTGGTGACTGCTGCAGGAGGGGAGATAACCTGCCCCTGTCCTCCGTCCACACTGTTCACTTCAACGGTGGCAGACATCGCGGCAGGAGAGGCAGGGGGAGATGGAGACTTTCTGTCCTCGTCATTTCCCACTGTGATGGTCACCTCATCGATGTCTGTGGCTGGTTGGTTCTCGTGCTCTTCCTCAGCTTCCTGTGGtggaaatcaatcaataaatcagtcaataaacaTGTCAAATTTAAAAATAATGTCTGGGTTAAACTGGTCCGTGTGGCTGCTGAAGGGCGAAGGTGAGTACCACCaagaaatcaatcaataaatcagtcaatagACATGTCAAAGTTTTAGAAATAATGTCTGGGTTAAAATGGTCTGTGTGGCTGCTGGAGGTTGAAGGTGAGAACCACCAAAGCTGCCAGCATTCAGACACATACATCACGATTTGTGGAAAGTTGCAGGGGTAATTTTACACCAAATGTAGACTCAGAAATATTTCTTCCAgactaaaaacacaacaaaaacaaagtaaataCATAAAACTAACATTTTTCAAAACGTCTGATCATTTCACTGCACGTTCTTATTTAGAATAAAGTGTTGAAAAGTCCTGACCACTGTTCTCTCTGGATGTGATGACTAAACCtcagaacaacagcagcattatTATCACAATTCCTGGCCCTCAGCGTACCATGAGGGATTCTTCATCCTTCATGAGGTTCAGCCCAAAGTGCAGAGCCTCCTCCTTGTGCTCCTTTTTGAACAGCTGGCTCTTGTCCCCACGCATGCTGCTACGCCGTATtgacgcactgcacacacaaacacacacatagaattaATTTTTTATCACTTTGGTTAGAATACACAGAATACACTGCGTGATGCTGCGCCATATGGAGGCACTTCATTCACAAAAGATAATATACTTACATGCATCACTTTCAAAAAAGCATttttcattcattaaaaaaaaaagcgagaaaaacaaaacaaaaaccacatttatagagataaaaaaaaacattgaaaaatatgtacataaacatacattggACCAACATGAACAGAGTTTAACCTATCGGCtttacgcccttaaggtcaaacaTGAACAGAACCAATTTACAAAAATTATGCATGAATTCTAATcagtcaccccccttcccccatctactCTCCCCCACACGTAAAGTTAACCTTATGCACACCAAACACGGAGTTTGTTGAATGCCCTGTTTTCACAGCAGAGAATATATTGATCAACTTTGTTTAGAATTTGTAGAACACACTGACAATATGCAGCAGGAACAGGCACTGTTTATAATTTCCCCATCTTTTTTAACAtgatgtgctgtgttttgtggCATGTTTATACATGCAAACTAGTGTAAAAATAATTATCACATTGATAACTCAAGATTATTATCCCTCACCCCTACAATCATTATCTCTTTCTGCACATCATAAGGCAAATGTAAACATAAATCTTTTATTGTCTGCAGGAAAAAAAGGGAGCAATTTATCAGTGTACATATGATCAAATGCTAATGAATGCCCTAAGTTGCTATGATTTCCCATCAATGCATACTGAAATGAAATTGATATAAAGAATTTGGGAGCAGCTCACAAAAGCTATAATTGCAATGAAATAGGTTAAATTTATCCAACATACATACCAAGGgaacctcctcccctctctctctcagttacacacacacacacaccaatgaaagctcattccccccctctctctctcacacacatacaaaaaagaaatctctttctttctttcatgcacaatcacatacacataagcacaaaCCAAATCAAAATATGGACTTGCATATGAAACACAAAAATCATTTTAAACCTGTAATATAATCTTTTCAACTTCCAATATACaagcaaacaacagtaacaaaaactcAGTAGTATCCCCTAAAATACTCCCCAAAGAATTACACCCTTTGTAAacattgtgttaaaaaaaatatcaaaaattaTAAGGTGCAATAGGACTGAAACCAACAAATGACTGACAAATGCAGAAAGCAGTCATTTTTCCACATCCCTCTGGCAAACAGTACAGGAATAGGAAGTAACAGAATGAATATGCTTCATTTCATACAGTGCCACAGCCAGCACAAGAAATTCTATGGAGAAAAGGTTAGTTtgagatgaaagaaaaaagacaaaccaaGAAACCAAACTAGTATTTACTatagcaaaaaagaagaagaaagaaaaactttgACGGAAAAAATCCAAACATCCAGTAGACTATTTTTCTGTAATTCTGACTGGCTGTCagcaagagaaggaagaaaacaagttcattaaagagagacaagacattTCAATCACTCAAAAGGTGCCCAGCTCAGCTTCTCTCTGGGTCCTCCACAAGAAAGATACAGAATGAGTTCCACTGGTATGAAAACAGGTGATGGCTATTTCATCATTTGAGGACTTGTCAAGCTCATGATCTCTGGTTTCCAACCCCACAGTCTCAAACATAAGCAAGAAGCAACTCCCCAGTGTGGTGAACTAACCTATTGTGTTCAGGATACATCCCACCTATATATCTGCTTCGTCACCAGACGGAACTTTAAGAAAGACATTCTGAATCAGGCACTCTGACAAAATGAGTTAGgtactggacttctgatccaatgttcaccagtgactgGGGTTCAAGGCCCCAAtctggcatggtggtgtgtccatagGTAAGGCACTTtacctgattttcctcactccacccaggtgtgaatgggcatcTGACTGGTTGGGGAGGGTTAAAATGgcggagggacaggacagggctcTGCCTTTCTATGCTGAGCCCCTAAGGCTGTAAAATGCTATGGGACCTTCAACCTTCATCTAATTCTGAATTACTGCATAACTTGTATGACTTTTCTCCACTCAAGTATCTGAGGAATACTGAGCTACTCACTTcataaagaaatagaaaataattCAAGTCAGGTGAATCCAACACCACTACGAGAAACCTACTcataaataaaaacacagaaTACATTATACAGTGAAATTCCTCACTCAACAAAATAGGTACACAGTGTACATTAATTCCAAATCACCAAATGGATTAACCAAAGAAGTCTGGCATTcaggaaaagaacaaaacagcCCAGTGAACTTTACTGCTATGTCACTTTAGACCGAAGTATTCACTGTACCCAAAGGATTGCTTCTTCATTGTTACCTTAATAAAAGAATGTATGTCAAAGACAGATTAAAGACACATCAGATATGATATGGAAAAGAtgggaaacagacagatacaaatgATTAAACATAACTGTACATGAATTCACAACACAAGTGTGAGTGCACTTCTCATCAGATATGTATATACTACCaaaggtgtacatgtgtgtatgtcctCCATGGACAGACATGTTCACAAGTTTACACAATACAAAGAATGCTGGTGAAGTAAAGGTCACACACATGTTACGCCTATGTAAAAGGTGACTCATGACTCATGAGCTAACAACATTTGTTTTGCTCAGGGTGTTGGTCATGTCGTTTGTGTATTTTTTAaggaggatggtggcagaatgtttaagatGCTTATTTTGcaaaatacagtgtctgtgacagtTCTTGGTTAGAATTCCAGtcatgccctttctcccaagtttgactggaaaatcaaactgagcatttagtcatttggatgagacaataaacccacTTGGTGtatagaaaaagaagacataacAACATGAGTGCTTTCCTCTGACAAAAATCTGTAGATGAAATCCCCAATGACTggaaggtacacaaatatatatgcaagcactcaaggcctgactaagtgcactgggttatgctgctggtttaGCGTCTGCtttgcagatatggtgtagtgtatacaGGTGTTTCCAAACGCAGTAACGCCtgctttagaaactgaaactgaaactgtccatgcTAGATGTTCTGAGAGGGTAGTGAGGACTATGGGTATGTAGCCAAAGGGAAAATACTGAtcaactttattattattatcatttattttgtaACAATAACATTGTTGTTGATAAACTTTTCTTTCTATTCCAAAGTACCAGGCCCCTCTCTTTGGTTAATCAAGAATAGTATGCTAAAGGGAAAATATAGACAAAAAGTAGGAGGTAAATTAATGGAAAGAGGTACATAATTTCTTATGTGTATCACACTAATTTGCAACACGAATGAGTTTTACCTCCCAACTGATAAAAACTCTGTGACATGGCCTCTGGGATTCACACTAcatgaaaaaaagcaaagaaaaaagaaggaaaaaaaacacaacaacaaaacatgaagtaCTGTGACAGTCATTCCAGAATCATCAGTGAACAttactataaacacacacatgtgaaaagatgttaaatgaAAGTTCTGatactatacacacatacacacaacacacgcacacactccacacacacacactgataacaaaTAAAGAACAGTAGTTATTGctcctaacaaaaaaaaacaaaacctcaaaCTGGTGCTGATTCACATTTCCCATCAGCCACTTCACAGGTGAATCAACACCAAAgagatacaaataataataatgatattttccTCTTTGATTACCGCATCTTTATTTAGCTGTGGATGACTGAGGAGAACAATATCTTTCTTCCTGACTACTAGTTGTTCCTGGCATGATATTTTGTTTTCAAGTAGTGCTTGGTCAGTCCTAAAATGGTCAAAGTACATTTTTTTCTGATCTAGAATTTTAGTTTTCTGCATAATCTGTACCTCCTCCATTATTCAGTTTAATCTGAACTGAAAGGCGACCATGCGtcagtttttctcttctttaGTTGCCATCAAAGCAGTAGAATTCTTCCAGCTGATGAATGCCAGTTTACGAAATACTTACGTCTCATTCAACGCACCAAGAGATAATCATATATACTCTGATTCAAGACTGATGAATTAGAATCAGAAAACTCAAGCACTCTCCAAGAAATGTTTCTCCccagaaatatgcaaacacaatgaaaacaatTAAAACATCAAAGGCAAATGCCATACAGTAAAGAATGataaaaccataaaaaaacaataaactttATTAACTATCAAATCAGATGATGATCACGTATGTACGGAGGCAGAACTGTGAccagaacacactgacacatgaccAGTCCTTACTTTCTGGAGCTGACGCGGTGTTTTCTCTGTGATCCCGGCCGCTGTTGGCGAATAACACGTTTTGTTTCAATCTCATCCTTCATGTCCAGGATCTTCTGTTTTAAGTCTGGCTCCTCACATAAATCTGGAACATGCAACAAACCCTGTACAGGGACACTGTTCCTTGTCTGCCGGTGGGGAAGAGGACAACTCTGTCCTGGAACCTCTCTTGCACATTTGTTTACATTATCTCCCTCAATCGACATcattggggggagggagaccaGGTGAAGAAAGCATCTTGGATGCTGCACAGATTTTTGTTTGACTTTTACATGCTACAGTTACTTTTCTGTGTGCACTCTTTGTGTTTAATGCCTCTCCCATTTTCACCATCATCTCTTTAATTCTGGCTACCTCCATTTTTCAGACCATCACCTTGTCTAAAAGCACACAGAAACTGCATAATCAATGCTTTCTCCATACATATCTTGATCTGTTCTATGCCACATCATAATATcacaactgaaaaagaaacaacagtagAACTTTCTACACACATATCTTGATCTATCACACACCAATTCCAAAtaccacaacaaaaaaccaaaaaacaaaggaacagcagcaacatcacacAAACATACTGACGACACAAATATGACTGGTTATATACACGAATAAATAGGTCAGTCTCCACAAGGGGTGCAGTGGTAGAATGGGAAAGCATTTAACTTCTgacccagtgatcagggtttgaggccctgtttcagcatcgTGTTAGGGATAGACAGTTTCCGCTGATTTTCctaactccacccaggtgtgaatgtcaatgggtacctgattttggttggggaaggttaagacagtggaaggagaggatttgtccctaccttcctatgctgagccttggacaccgtggatatgaattcactgccccaatggctatAAAATGCCATATGACCTTTAAACTTTCTTTCAACCTTTCCAAACATTTTTTGTCAACTTGCAAATGAATATAcaatctccctcaccctccactaTGTCtaaagttttttcttcttcaaacttTTGGTTGCACACCTTCACACAGTCATTGTTTCATGAAACAATTTAAATAATTATGACGGAGCAGAAACAAGGACTATTCTTCAAGACTGGAAGAACACTGTTCATATAAAACTGCACATTACCAAATGGAGTCTCTCCGCTCTTTGTCTTAGCGTCCAAGTCAGCACCACTGTCCACCAGAAGTTCCAGGATTTCTTGCTGCAAGGAAACACGTTTTAtaattactattactatcataattattagtgttacttctattattatcattatcatgaaaatATAAAGAAAGTTAAATGGAAACAGAATGACCTTGCTGCAGAACATCTGATCACATGAAGCGTGGCTGTGAACCATAATCAGCTGATGACTCAGAACAGAAGAAAGGATTAAAGGATAGAGTGCAAAGCGCAAATATGAGTGAACAGCAAATCTGATTATTGCCTTGATGCAAGATTGTTTCAGACTGTCCTCGTTACTGAACCAAGAAAAGTCTAAGAAGAGGCACATATGATGGATAATTCTGTTCCTGTCTCATCTATGGAAGATGAAATTACAGTGACGCATCATTGGTGTGATCTGCTGGTGTTAATTCTGCAATATTATCTCCTACAATGCCACTGTCTTCTGCAGGAAACAGAGAAGCCACGCactgtgtagtgatggcctagaggtaacgcgtgcgcctaggaagcgagagaatctgagcgtgctgcttcgaatcacggctcagccgccgatattttctccccctccactagaccttgagtggtggtctggacgctagtcattcggatgagacgataaactgaggtcccatgtgcagcatgcacttagtgcacgtaaaagaacccatggcaacagaagggttgttcctggcaaaattctgtagaaaaatacacttcgataggaaaatcaaactgcatgcagaaaaaaaatggttggtgctgtagtgtagcgatgcgctctccctggggagagcagcccaaatttcacacagagaaatctgttgtgataaaaagaaatacaaatacaaatactccttGACTCCTGACTTTTATCTCCCAT
This window encodes:
- the LOC143286147 gene encoding protein phosphatase 1 regulatory subunit 16A-like; this translates as MEHYELVQEMPSIERMTTQERLKHARKRRSQQLKKWNQYEKQLDKESSKKKKHQDKHQSQRKPKKSNKGNIKFVPNIVLLEAAARNDLSEVKRLLESGVDPDVTNEDGLTALHQCCIDDSEELMKLLLDHNANVNACDSEMWTPLHAAATCGHMNLCKHLIDRGAELLAVNADGNMPYDICEDEITLDYIETEMSKRGITQEQIDVTRLATEHQMLADLKEFVSQGGDLEIVDQTGATLLHIASANGYIEVVDFLLNNHVCVDTRDKDSWQAVHAAAYWAQQEILELLVDSGADLDAKTKSGETPFDLCEEPDLKQKILDMKDEIETKRVIRQQRPGSQRKHRVSSRNASIRRSSMRGDKSQLFKKEHKEEALHFGLNLMKDEESLMEAEEEHENQPATDIDEVTITVGNDEDRKSPSPPASPAAMSATVEVNSVDGGQGQVISPPAAVTTIQVNKPTPKPRSTVHPHPDSAGSIPSSTPAQGPYPSPPSSSSSHRAGGGSGPPPPHPQPLHPPVGGQQKGVGVGPTLPSLKRERSNSRENLVDLAVQDMFLESVQGRRQHSDGTLQGNNSIAAKTKNGHNNNNNNSSAASVLNSTTDGQLRRFVAPEHAQVIGGDESEKQSCCVIL